A stretch of DNA from Bacillus alveayuensis:
GCTTATTATCGCGAAGTAGTAAAAAGAAAACAGCTAAGAATTCATGCTTTCGAGAAAGTCAAAAAAGTAGAAAAAAGAGAAAGCGATGGCTCGTTTATTGTCACGACAACAAAAGATGTATATGAAGCACCATTTGTTATCATCGCCACTGGCTATTATGATAACCCGAATTATATGAATGTACCTGGTGAAAATTTGCCGAAAGTATTTCATTATTTTAAAGAAGCTCATCCTTATTTTGATAAAGATGTTGTCGTGATTGGCGGGAAAAACTCAAGTGTTGACGCAGCCCTGGAATTAGTGAAAGCTGGGGCCCGCGTGACCGTTTTATATCGTGGCAGTGAATATTCACAGAGTATAAAACCGTGGATTTTGCCTGAATTCGACTCATTAGTGAGAAAAGAAATCATTAAAATGGAATTTAATGCAGTCGTAAAAGAAATAAAGGAGCATTCTGTTACCTATATTGTGAATGGGAAAGAAGAAAAAACGATTCAAAATGACTTTGTCTTTGCTATGACTGGCTACCATCCTGACCATGCATTTCTTAAGCAAATGGGTGTGAAAATTGATGAAGAAACAGGACGGCCAATGTATAATCCAGAAACGATGGAAACGAATGTGAAAGGGATTTTTATCGCTGGAGTGATCGCGGCTGGGAATAATGCTAATGAAATCTTTATTGAAAACGGTCGTTTCCATGGTGAGCTCATTGCCAAGGCGTTGAAGGAGAGATGCGAAAAGCACCATCTTTAAAGC
This window harbors:
- a CDS encoding thioredoxin reductase (NADPH) (product_source=KO:K00384; cath_funfam=3.50.50.60; cog=COG0492; ko=KO:K00384; pfam=PF13738; superfamily=51905; tigrfam=TIGR04018), with translation MKREEVIIVGGGPCGLSAAIELKEIGFKPLVIEKGNIVNSIYHYPTHQTFFSTSEKLEIGGVPFITENRKPVRNQALAYYREVVKRKQLRIHAFEKVKKVEKRESDGSFIVTTTKDVYEAPFVIIATGYYDNPNYMNVPGENLPKVFHYFKEAHPYFDKDVVVIGGKNSSVDAALELVKAGARVTVLYRGSEYSQSIKPWILPEFDSLVRKEIIKMEFNAVVKEIKEHSVTYIVNGKEEKTIQNDFVFAMTGYHPDHAFLKQMGVKIDEETGRPMYNPETMETNVKGIFIAGVIAAGNNANEIFIENGRFHGELIAKALKERCEKHHL